In the Carassius gibelio isolate Cgi1373 ecotype wild population from Czech Republic chromosome A2, carGib1.2-hapl.c, whole genome shotgun sequence genome, one interval contains:
- the LOC127935810 gene encoding G protein-activated inward rectifier potassium channel 3-like yields MALDNTGFSSCAESLSLPVPEKGEEPVEEAPKDAPPTNVQNVFEELGHVVTTETAPPTQQQANNSMSFQDKMAAREAQANQPFKKKIQGAVQERGRFGWGRNKRKRQRYVEKNGRCNVQHGNMRKTYRYLTDIFTTLVDLNWRCSLLVFVMAYAVTWLFFGAIWYLIAYCRGDLDHLEDEAWTPCVNNVNGFISAFLFSIETETTIGYGHRVITDQCPVGTMLLLLQAILGSMVNAFMVGCMFVKISQPNKRAETLVFSRNAVISLRDDKLCLMFRVGDLRSSHIVGANMRAKLIKSKQTQEGEFIPLDQTDISVGFETGDDRLFLVSPLVISHEIDVRSPFWDMSQSQLEKEDFEVVVILEGMVEATGMTCQARSSYLAEELLWGHRFSPMMTLAEGFFDVDYGAFHHTFEVDTPSCSARALALAAARLDAHLYWSISSRLDEEKWEEPNATEQTGKSTDSESVREGDRPTFTVGGVTNTQDQSVVGEQNGSVTTDQSESEA; encoded by the exons atggcacTGGACAACACCGGCTTCTCATCGTGCGCCGAATCCCTGTCCCTCCCAGTTCCAGAGAAAGGGGAGGAGCCTGTGGAGGAGGCCCCAAAGGATGCTCCGCCCACCAATGTACAGAACGTATTCGAGGAGCTGGGGCATGTCGTAACCACGGAGACAGCCCCGCCCACACAGCAACAGGCCAATAACAGCATGTCCTTCCAGGATAAGATGGCAGCGAGGGAGGCACAAGCCAATCAGCCATTCAAGAAGAAAATTCAAGGGGCAGTGCAAGAGAGGGGCAGGTTTGGATGGG GACGCAACAAGCGTAAAAGACAGCGCTATGTGGAGAAAAACGGCCGTTGTAATGTGCAGCATGGTAACATGCGTAAGACATACCGTTACCTGACGGATATCTTCACCACACTGGTGGATCTGAACTGGCGTTGCTCTCTGCTGGTCTTTGTCATGGCGTATGCAGTCACCTGGCTCTTCTTTGGAGCAATATGGTATCTCATTGCATACTGCAG GGGTGATCTGGATCATTTGGAGGATGAAGCGTGGACTCCATGTGTAAATAATGTTAATGGATTCATCTCTGCGTTTCTTTTCTCCATTGAAACGGAGACGACCATTGGCTACGGTCACCGTGTCATCACTGACCAGTGCCCAGTGGGCACCATGTTACTGCTGCTTCAGGCCATACTGGGATCTATGGTCAATGCATTCATG GTTGGTTGTATGTTTGTGAAGATCTCCCAGCCGAATAAGCGTGCGGAGACCTTGGTGTTTTCTCGTAATGCTGTCATCTCATTGCGGGATGACAAGCTCTGTTTGATGTTCCGCGTCGGGGACTTGAGATCCTCCCACATTGTGGGCGCCAACATGAGAGCCAAACTTATCAAATCCAAACAGACACAGGAGG GTGAGTTTATTCCGCTGGATCAGACTGATATCAGTGTTGGTTTTGAGACAGGGGATGATCGTCTCTTCCTGGTGTCTCCGTTAGTGATCTCTCACGAGATCGATGTCCGCTCTCCGTTCTGGGACATGTCCCAATCTCAGCTCGAGAAAGAGGACTTTGAGGTTGTGGTCATCTTGGAGGGGATGGTGGAAGCTACAG GAATGACCTGTCAGGCACGGAGCTCTTACTTGGCTGAAGAACTGTTATGGGGTCACAGGTTTAGTCCCATGATGACGCTGGCTGAGGGATTCTTTGACGTGGATTATGGGGCTTTTCACCACACTTTTGAG GTGGACACGCCCTCCTGTTCTGCGAGAGCCCTGGCATTGGCTGCCGCCCGTTTGGACGCTCATCTCTATTGGTCGATCTCCAGTCGGCTTGATGAAGAGAAATGGGAGGAGCCTAATGCGACTGAGCAAACGGGGAAGTCCACTGATTCAGAATCTGTCAGGGAGGGAGACAGGCCAACATTTACTGTGGGCGGAGTTACAAATACCCAGGACCAATCGGTTGTAGGAGAGCAGAACGGCAGTGTGACCACTGACCAGTCAGAATCTGAGGCTTAA